A region of Epinephelus moara isolate mb chromosome 15, YSFRI_EMoa_1.0, whole genome shotgun sequence DNA encodes the following proteins:
- the pjvk gene encoding pejvakin, translating to MFAAATKNFVKQVGDTGRLIPVPSLSEADRYQPLSLVTRKRKRHFWKKNKYASTPFSLKDILVGEKEITAGVSSYQLLNYEDKSDVALNGRLGNHLINDVGFNISGSDSVAVKASFGIVTKHELEVPTLLRELNSRKVDLDHCLVRQSKESGRSILCVVVESIRTTRQCSLTVHAGMRGTTMRFQIDDGRNPKGRDKAIVIPAHTTIAFSICELFVRLDGRLDICVAPESQGGFEREQIREQLGGFIGHFSMGRLRRFLSGIIYGNPFRADNQTFEELTHSDTYMDDMVTDYYEKAASMTDVSTAYLRESSHTRVNLLKHNIPKGPCALCGMGNQRRETVYGCLECTSGGQKYVRLHVVPCFDLWHKTLR from the exons atgtttgcagcAGCCACTAAGAACTTTGTGAAGCAGGTTGGGGATACGGGGAGGTTGATACCCGTCCCCAGCCTGAGCGAGGCCGACCGCTATCAGCCGCTCAGCTTGGTCaccaggaagagaaagagacattTCTGGAAGAAGAACAAGTACGCCTCGACCCCATTCTCACTGAAAGATATCCTGGTGGGGGAGAAAGAGATCACAGCAG GAGTGTCGTCATATCAGCTCCTCAACTACGAGGACAAATCTGACGTCGCCCTCAACGGTCGATTAGGAAACCACCTCATCAACGATGTGGGGTTCAACATCAGTGGGTCAGACTCTGTGGCCGTCAAAGCCTCCTTTGGCATTGTGACCAAACATGAGCTTGAGGTGCCCACATTACTGCGAGAGCTCAACTCCAG GAAAGTGGATCTGGATCACTGCCTGGTTCGTCAGTCCAAGGAGAGTGGTCGGAGCATTCTCTGTGTGGTCGTGGAAAGTATCCGCACCACACGTCAGTGCTCTCTGACCGTCCATGCTGGGATGAGAGGGACCACTATGAGg TTTCAGATCGACGACGGCAGGAACCCCAAAGGTCGAGACAAGGCCATCGTCATCCCAGCTCACACCACCATCGCCTTCAGCATCTGTGAGCTGTTTGTTCGCCTGGACGGGCGACTTG ATATTTGTGTAGCCCCGGAGTCTCAAGGTGGATTTGAGCGGGAGCAGATCAGGGAGCAGCTCGGCGGTTTCATTGGTCACTTCTCCATGGGTCGACTGCGCCGCTTCCTGTCAGGAATCATCTATGGAAACCCCTTCAGAGCAG ATAATCAAACATTCGAGGAGCTCACCCACTCTGACACCTACATGGACGACATGGTTACAGACTACTACGAGAAAGCCGCCAGCATGACGGACGTGTCCACTGCCTACCTGAGAGAGAGCTCCCACACACGGGTCAACCTCCTCAAACACAACATCCCCAAAGGGCCCTGTGCACTCTGCGGCATGGGTAACCAGAGGCGGGAAACTGTTTACGGCTGTCTGGAGTGCACGAGTGGGGGCCAGAAATATGTCCGGCTGCATGTGGTGCCCTGTTTCGACCTGTGGCACAAAACTCtgaggtaa